A window from Aquabacterium sp. NJ1 encodes these proteins:
- a CDS encoding HupE/UreJ family protein, which yields MQSTQIRRTIMATIGATAALASPLVMAHVGADGAPHLHDGSILSSLISGAAHPLTGLDHLAAMVSVGAWSALGQSNEGDDTSRVRTLLAAPAAFASALLLGAMAGMAGLSLPGVEPMVAASLLVLGLLLATRLHVRAGLGALLVAVFAVFHGLAHGSELGGHAAAALTGMLISTVGLHALGIALGLRLRSARHHQQRQLASWAGAGVALLGLSMLTPAIAASF from the coding sequence ATGCAAAGCACTCAGATTCGCCGCACCATCATGGCCACGATCGGCGCCACCGCCGCACTTGCCTCCCCGCTGGTGATGGCGCACGTCGGCGCCGATGGCGCGCCACACCTGCACGACGGCAGCATCCTGTCGAGCCTCATCTCGGGTGCCGCCCATCCACTTACCGGCCTGGATCACCTGGCAGCCATGGTCAGCGTGGGCGCCTGGAGCGCCTTGGGGCAGTCCAACGAGGGTGACGACACCAGCCGCGTGCGCACCTTGCTGGCTGCGCCGGCCGCCTTTGCCTCGGCGCTGCTGCTCGGGGCCATGGCCGGCATGGCCGGGCTGAGCCTCCCCGGCGTCGAGCCCATGGTGGCCGCATCCCTGCTGGTGCTGGGCCTGTTGCTGGCGACCCGTCTGCATGTGCGCGCCGGTCTGGGCGCCTTGCTGGTCGCGGTGTTCGCCGTGTTCCATGGCCTGGCGCATGGCAGCGAACTGGGTGGCCACGCCGCTGCCGCGCTGACGGGCATGCTGATCAGCACCGTCGGCCTCCATGCACTGGGCATCGCCTTGGGCTTGCGCCTGCGTTCTGCCCGACACCACCAACAGCGCCAGCTGGCCAGCTGGGCGGGTGCAGGTGTGGCCCTGCTGGGGCTGAGCATGCTGACACCGGCCATCGCGGCTTCGTTCTGA
- a CDS encoding LytTR family DNA-binding domain-containing protein, translated as MNALAPTALIAEDEPVLARGLVKTLSKLWPALQICAITHDGEAAIEAAGLHLPDVMFMDIQMPERNGLDAAEQIVDDWPEDRPLPLIVFVTAFDRFAIDAFERAAVDYVLKPVEPQRLSLTCERLQRRLQERQGGDAAALAPLRALIQSPRAEPPLKLIQAGLGSTLQMVSTNDVHFFEADDKYVRVVTADRALLIRTPLRELMPRLDNQQFMQIHRGTIVRTELIDRVVREDSGKIHLYLKGRTERLAVSRSYAHLFKPM; from the coding sequence ATGAATGCCCTTGCACCCACCGCCCTGATTGCCGAAGATGAACCTGTACTGGCCAGAGGCCTGGTCAAGACGCTGAGCAAGCTTTGGCCGGCGCTGCAGATCTGCGCCATCACGCACGACGGTGAGGCCGCCATCGAGGCGGCCGGGCTACACCTGCCCGATGTGATGTTCATGGACATCCAGATGCCCGAGCGCAATGGCCTGGATGCCGCCGAACAGATCGTCGACGACTGGCCCGAAGACCGCCCCCTGCCCTTGATCGTCTTCGTCACCGCGTTCGACCGTTTTGCCATTGATGCCTTCGAGCGCGCTGCCGTGGACTATGTGCTCAAACCCGTGGAGCCCCAGCGCCTGTCGCTCACCTGTGAACGGCTGCAGCGCCGCCTGCAGGAGCGCCAAGGCGGTGATGCGGCGGCCCTCGCCCCCTTGCGCGCCCTGATCCAGTCCCCCAGGGCGGAGCCGCCACTCAAGCTGATCCAGGCGGGCTTGGGCTCGACACTGCAGATGGTGTCCACCAACGATGTGCACTTCTTCGAGGCCGACGACAAGTACGTGCGCGTGGTGACGGCAGACCGCGCGCTCTTGATCCGCACGCCCTTGCGCGAGTTGATGCCCAGGCTGGACAACCAGCAGTTCATGCAGATCCACCGGGGCACCATCGTGCGCACCGAACTGATCGACAGAGTGGTCCGTGAGGACTCTGGCAAGATTCACCTCTACCTCAAGGGGCGCACCGAGCGTCTGGCGGTCAGCCGCAGCTACGCGCACCTGTTCAAGCCCATGTGA
- the ureC gene encoding urease subunit alpha, translating to MASIQRRAYAEMFGPTVGDRLRLADTNLVIEVEQDLTLRAGGYGEEVKFGGGKTIRDGMGQSQVPNGPGAMEAFDCVLTNALILDHWGIVKADIGIKAGRIVKIGKAGNPDVQPGVNIVIGPGTEIIAAEGMIVTAGGIDTHIHFICPQQIEEALNSGVTTMIGGGTGPATGTFATTCTPGPDNIAMMLKAAEAFPMNLGFLGKGNASQPQALRQQVDAGVIGLKLHEDWGTTPAAIDTCLSVAEEADIQVAIHSDTLNESGFVEDTVAAFKGRTIHSFHTEGAGGGHAPDIMKVVGEPNVLPSSTNPTRPFTVNTIDEHLDMLMVCHHLDAAIAEDLAFAESRIRRETIAAEDILHDLGAISMFSSDSQAMGRVGEVIMRTWQTAHKMKAQRGKLPGDTERHDNHRVKRYVAKYTINPALAHGVAHEVGSIEEGKWADLVLWKPGFFGVKPSLILKGGFIAAAAMGDPNASIPTPQPVHYRPMFGAFGGALSRSSLTFMSQAAIAAGLPAQYGLKKQVVGVKGCRSVKKADMVHNAYMPVMEIDAQTYQVRADGQLLTCEPATSLPLAQRYFLF from the coding sequence ATGGCAAGCATCCAGCGACGCGCTTATGCCGAGATGTTCGGCCCCACCGTGGGCGACAGGCTGCGTCTGGCCGACACCAATCTGGTCATCGAGGTTGAACAGGACCTGACGCTGCGTGCCGGCGGTTATGGTGAAGAAGTCAAGTTCGGCGGCGGCAAGACCATCCGAGATGGCATGGGCCAAAGCCAGGTGCCCAACGGGCCCGGCGCCATGGAAGCCTTCGACTGCGTGCTGACCAACGCCCTGATCCTGGACCACTGGGGCATCGTCAAGGCCGACATCGGCATCAAGGCAGGCCGCATCGTGAAGATCGGCAAAGCCGGCAACCCCGACGTGCAACCCGGTGTGAACATCGTCATCGGCCCCGGCACCGAGATCATCGCGGCCGAAGGCATGATCGTCACGGCAGGCGGCATCGACACCCACATCCACTTCATCTGCCCGCAGCAGATCGAAGAAGCGCTCAACAGCGGCGTGACCACCATGATCGGCGGTGGCACGGGCCCCGCCACCGGTACCTTTGCCACCACCTGCACACCGGGCCCCGACAACATCGCCATGATGCTCAAGGCCGCCGAGGCCTTCCCGATGAACCTGGGCTTTCTGGGCAAGGGCAACGCCAGCCAACCCCAGGCGCTGCGCCAGCAGGTTGATGCCGGCGTGATCGGCTTGAAGCTGCACGAGGACTGGGGCACCACGCCAGCGGCCATCGACACCTGCCTGAGCGTGGCCGAAGAGGCCGACATCCAGGTCGCCATTCACTCGGACACGCTCAACGAATCCGGTTTCGTGGAAGACACCGTGGCCGCGTTCAAGGGCCGCACCATCCACAGCTTCCACACCGAAGGCGCGGGTGGCGGCCACGCGCCCGACATCATGAAGGTGGTGGGCGAGCCCAATGTGCTGCCGTCTTCCACCAACCCGACGCGGCCCTTCACGGTCAACACCATCGACGAGCACCTGGACATGCTCATGGTGTGCCACCACCTGGACGCCGCCATCGCCGAGGACCTGGCCTTCGCCGAAAGCCGCATCCGCCGCGAAACCATCGCCGCCGAGGACATCCTGCACGACCTGGGCGCCATCAGCATGTTCAGCTCCGACTCGCAGGCCATGGGCCGCGTGGGCGAAGTCATCATGCGCACCTGGCAGACCGCCCACAAGATGAAGGCCCAGCGTGGCAAGCTGCCCGGCGACACGGAGCGCCACGACAACCACCGCGTCAAACGCTACGTCGCCAAGTACACCATCAACCCTGCGCTGGCGCATGGCGTGGCCCATGAAGTGGGCAGCATCGAGGAAGGCAAATGGGCCGATCTGGTCTTGTGGAAACCTGGCTTCTTTGGCGTCAAACCCAGCCTCATCCTCAAGGGCGGCTTCATCGCGGCGGCGGCCATGGGTGACCCGAACGCGTCCATCCCCACCCCGCAGCCTGTGCACTACCGCCCGATGTTCGGTGCCTTCGGCGGGGCCTTGTCGCGCAGTTCGCTGACCTTCATGAGCCAGGCTGCCATCGCCGCCGGCCTGCCTGCGCAATACGGCTTGAAAAAGCAGGTGGTTGGCGTCAAGGGGTGCCGCTCAGTCAAAAAGGCCGACATGGTTCACAACGCTTACATGCCGGTGATGGAAATTGACGCGCAAACTTACCAGGTGCGCGCCGATGGGCAACTGCTCACATGCGAGCCGGCTACCTCACTACCCTTGGCTCAGCGGTATTTTTTGTTTTAA
- a CDS encoding ATP-binding protein, producing MQDPDQNRPADQTSEALQRVVKVRRDYNTWVASETLEDYALRFTPRSARRWTDWRVANTAFGAAAFLVLEAVGATLLVDHGFINAFWAIMATGLIILLAGWPISVYAARHGLDMDLLTRGAGFGYIGSTITSLIYASFTFIFFALEAAVMAYALELAFDIPPAWGYLICALVVVPLVTHGVTIISRLQLLTQPLWLLMLVLPFVYVFKEHPHILQDLAAYAGEDGTHHGFDLLSFGSAMTVGIALITQMGEQADYLRFMPEARPGHKARWLAAVFVGGPGWVIPGVLKMLGGALLAYLAISYSVPVDRALDPNQMYLVAWEKIFPRQSWAIAAVALFVVVSQLKINVTNAYAGSLAWSNFFARVTHSHPGRVVWVAFNAVIALLLMELNLFQALGKVLGLYSNIAIAWIMAVVADLVVNKPMGWSPKGIEFKRAYLYDVNPVGVGAMGLASLVSVMAYVGWLGEIAQAFSAVIAMVVAFVTSPLIAWATKGRYYLARQPLTQTQVGRPPFVHEADASVAGRPLSKVIRLRALHKCTVCEREYEADDVAHCPAYQGFICSLCCSLDARCQDLCKPEARWAEQWRGLGRRLMPAFIWRRMDTELGQFMLIMLVLGPLLAGVFGLVYQQQLRDLDVLDLTSTGAAADMLRAAFTKVFAALLLVVGVVAWWVVLTHKSRQVAQEESNRQTHLLVREIASHRVTDEKLQQAKQTAEQANQAKSRYITTISHELRTPLNGILGYAQLLDEDSALPEHVKHGVGVIKRGGDHLLSLIEGTLDIARIESGKLTLDVKPVRLDELLKQITGLIEHEARAKHLRFVADIDSALPEAVRADERRVRQILINVLGNAVKFTSTGQVTFKVRYAREIAQIDISDTGPGIAQEELDKIFEPFARGSSAAGNAISGTGLGLTISKMLTDLMGGEMQVQSKLGLGTNFRIRLFLPQVRAAEAMRAAPRGQRTGYVGERRRIWVVDNEEADRGLLVRILEPLGFEVTPLASGLECLAHLRACPPQLMPHALFMDLAMPGLDGWATLRAIRVSELSEAPAAIVSANAFDKALDNDVGITPDDFIVKPVRVPDLLDWLGRKLALQWIEVERAVAPVATEAAVGDEAASGALPSVTALRSLEDQVHAGYIRGVHKALDQIAAAEPQCAAFVQRLRAMARQFQLDAMAALLKESLQQAQSGA from the coding sequence ATGCAAGACCCAGACCAAAACCGTCCAGCAGATCAAACCAGCGAAGCCTTGCAAAGGGTGGTCAAGGTGCGTCGTGACTACAACACCTGGGTGGCCTCTGAAACGCTGGAGGATTACGCGCTGCGCTTCACGCCCCGCTCGGCCCGGCGCTGGACGGACTGGCGGGTGGCCAACACCGCTTTTGGTGCGGCGGCGTTTCTGGTGCTGGAGGCCGTTGGCGCCACGCTGCTGGTGGACCACGGTTTCATCAACGCTTTCTGGGCCATCATGGCCACGGGCCTGATCATTCTGCTGGCGGGCTGGCCCATCAGCGTGTACGCCGCGCGCCACGGCCTGGACATGGACCTGCTGACGCGGGGCGCCGGGTTCGGCTACATCGGCTCGACCATCACCTCGCTGATCTACGCCTCGTTCACCTTCATCTTCTTTGCGCTCGAAGCCGCGGTCATGGCCTACGCGCTGGAGCTGGCGTTCGACATCCCGCCCGCCTGGGGTTACCTGATCTGCGCCCTGGTGGTGGTGCCGCTGGTCACCCATGGCGTCACCATCATCAGCCGCCTGCAACTCCTCACCCAGCCCCTGTGGCTGCTGATGCTGGTGCTGCCCTTCGTGTATGTGTTCAAGGAGCACCCGCACATCCTGCAGGACCTGGCCGCTTACGCCGGGGAGGACGGCACCCACCACGGCTTTGATCTGCTGTCCTTCGGCTCCGCCATGACGGTGGGCATCGCGCTCATCACGCAGATGGGCGAGCAGGCCGATTACCTGCGCTTCATGCCCGAGGCCAGGCCCGGGCACAAGGCCCGCTGGCTGGCGGCGGTGTTCGTGGGTGGCCCCGGCTGGGTCATTCCCGGTGTGCTCAAGATGCTGGGCGGTGCCCTGCTGGCCTATCTGGCCATCAGCTATTCGGTGCCGGTGGACCGGGCACTGGACCCGAACCAGATGTACCTGGTGGCCTGGGAAAAGATCTTCCCGCGCCAGTCCTGGGCGATTGCCGCGGTGGCGCTCTTCGTGGTCGTGTCGCAGCTCAAGATCAATGTGACCAACGCGTATGCGGGCTCGCTGGCCTGGTCGAACTTCTTTGCCCGGGTCACGCACAGCCACCCCGGGCGCGTCGTGTGGGTGGCGTTCAATGCGGTGATCGCCTTGCTGCTGATGGAGCTCAATCTGTTCCAGGCGCTGGGCAAGGTGCTGGGCCTCTATTCCAATATCGCGATTGCCTGGATCATGGCCGTGGTGGCTGACTTGGTGGTCAACAAGCCCATGGGTTGGTCGCCCAAAGGGATCGAATTCAAGCGCGCCTACCTGTATGACGTGAACCCGGTCGGTGTGGGCGCGATGGGCCTGGCTTCGCTCGTGTCCGTGATGGCCTATGTGGGGTGGCTGGGGGAAATCGCCCAGGCCTTCTCGGCGGTGATCGCCATGGTCGTGGCCTTCGTCACCTCGCCCCTGATCGCCTGGGCCACCAAAGGCCGCTACTACCTGGCACGCCAGCCCTTGACGCAAACCCAGGTGGGCCGCCCGCCATTCGTTCATGAAGCCGATGCGAGTGTGGCGGGGCGGCCGCTGAGCAAGGTCATCCGATTGCGGGCGCTGCACAAGTGCACGGTGTGCGAGCGTGAGTACGAGGCCGACGATGTGGCTCATTGCCCGGCCTACCAGGGCTTCATCTGCTCCTTGTGCTGCTCGCTGGACGCCCGCTGCCAGGATCTGTGCAAGCCCGAGGCGCGCTGGGCGGAGCAATGGCGCGGCCTGGGGCGGCGCCTGATGCCCGCTTTCATCTGGCGACGCATGGACACCGAGCTGGGGCAGTTCATGCTGATCATGCTGGTGCTGGGGCCCTTGCTGGCGGGGGTGTTCGGCCTGGTCTACCAGCAACAGCTGCGCGACCTGGATGTGCTGGACCTGACTTCGACCGGTGCCGCTGCCGACATGCTGCGAGCCGCCTTCACCAAGGTGTTTGCGGCCTTGCTGCTGGTGGTGGGGGTGGTCGCCTGGTGGGTGGTGCTCACGCACAAGAGTCGGCAGGTGGCGCAGGAAGAATCCAACCGGCAGACGCACCTGCTGGTGCGGGAAATCGCCTCACACCGCGTGACCGACGAGAAGCTGCAGCAGGCCAAGCAAACGGCCGAGCAGGCCAACCAGGCCAAGAGCCGCTACATCACGACCATCAGCCATGAGTTGCGCACCCCGCTGAACGGCATCCTGGGTTATGCGCAGTTGCTGGATGAAGACAGCGCCTTGCCCGAGCACGTCAAGCATGGTGTCGGGGTGATCAAGCGGGGTGGGGATCACCTGCTGTCGCTCATCGAGGGCACGCTGGACATCGCCCGCATCGAAAGCGGCAAGCTGACACTGGATGTGAAGCCCGTCAGGCTGGATGAACTCCTGAAGCAGATCACGGGGCTGATCGAGCATGAGGCCAGAGCCAAGCACTTGCGTTTTGTGGCCGACATCGACTCCGCCTTGCCCGAGGCCGTGCGTGCGGACGAGCGCCGGGTGCGCCAGATCCTGATCAATGTGCTGGGCAACGCGGTGAAGTTCACCTCCACAGGGCAGGTGACCTTCAAGGTGCGTTATGCCCGCGAGATCGCGCAGATCGACATCAGCGACACGGGGCCTGGCATCGCGCAGGAAGAGCTCGACAAGATCTTCGAGCCCTTTGCGCGTGGTTCCTCCGCGGCGGGCAATGCCATCAGCGGGACCGGCCTGGGGTTGACCATCAGCAAGATGCTGACCGATCTCATGGGGGGCGAGATGCAGGTGCAAAGCAAGCTGGGCCTGGGCACCAACTTCCGCATCCGCTTGTTTTTGCCCCAGGTGCGCGCGGCCGAGGCCATGCGGGCGGCCCCGCGAGGGCAGCGTACCGGCTACGTGGGCGAGCGCCGCCGCATCTGGGTGGTGGACAACGAGGAAGCCGATCGCGGCTTGCTGGTTCGCATCCTGGAGCCGCTGGGTTTCGAGGTGACGCCACTGGCCTCGGGCCTGGAGTGCCTCGCCCATTTGCGCGCCTGCCCACCCCAGCTGATGCCCCATGCCTTGTTCATGGACCTGGCCATGCCCGGCCTGGACGGCTGGGCCACGCTGCGGGCCATTCGCGTGTCCGAGTTGAGCGAGGCGCCTGCGGCCATCGTGTCGGCGAACGCCTTTGACAAGGCGCTGGACAACGATGTGGGCATCACCCCCGACGATTTCATCGTCAAGCCCGTGCGTGTGCCAGATCTGCTGGACTGGCTGGGGCGCAAGCTGGCGCTGCAATGGATCGAGGTGGAGCGGGCTGTGGCGCCTGTGGCGACGGAAGCGGCGGTTGGCGATGAGGCTGCATCGGGTGCGCTGCCTTCCGTGACCGCGCTGCGCAGCCTGGAAGACCAGGTTCACGCGGGCTACATCCGGGGGGTGCACAAGGCCTTGGATCAGATTGCCGCGGCCGAGCCGCAATGTGCAGCCTTTGTGCAGCGCCTGCGCGCGATGGCCAGGCAGTTTCAGCTCGATGCCATGGCCGCTTTGCTGAAAGAGTCATTGCAGCAGGCACAATCCGGTGCATGA
- a CDS encoding acyltransferase: protein MAVPAVSAGSVAGFNTKALSQRLNWVVDVRGFLAMYVLLHHAALNIDASGALDDLWSVLHVAFGHGQFRVDIFFVLSGYCLTLGLRGATRIANFQDFILRRSVRLLIPYFAGCAMSVLLLHFWLGTPTGTHWDYSLPVTEGSVITHLLLIHNWWPQYAITLNHPYWSIGVEYQLYFLFPVLLWFQNRLGPWKSLALVTAVGYLFWRLSFTTHVGNPSVFGSSPYYWALFSMGISAARLGTPQPGHIAREVSLLDKLAVGLIVLMMGLWWGVECMRYHGHVADPITSFFVGLITLLVLLYGRQIGLFALVSKLWPRRFLRFAGERSFSLYLVHAPMLQIVWLLLVHPLHLHSAGEQVLLEMLAGSLLSLLIADLFYRCIEQPSHEWSRRITRP, encoded by the coding sequence ATGGCAGTACCAGCAGTATCTGCAGGCTCGGTTGCAGGGTTTAACACCAAAGCGTTATCCCAGCGGCTGAACTGGGTTGTAGACGTCCGAGGTTTCCTCGCGATGTATGTCTTGCTTCATCATGCGGCATTGAATATCGACGCCAGCGGCGCCCTCGATGATTTATGGTCCGTTCTGCACGTGGCTTTCGGGCATGGGCAGTTTCGCGTCGATATTTTCTTTGTACTTTCTGGTTACTGCCTGACGCTGGGTTTGCGTGGCGCAACACGCATTGCCAACTTCCAGGATTTCATATTGCGCCGATCCGTTCGGCTGCTCATCCCTTATTTTGCGGGATGCGCAATGAGCGTGCTCTTATTGCATTTCTGGCTAGGCACCCCCACCGGCACCCATTGGGACTACAGCCTGCCCGTGACGGAAGGCAGCGTCATCACCCATTTGCTGTTGATCCACAACTGGTGGCCGCAATATGCCATCACGCTCAACCATCCCTACTGGTCCATCGGGGTCGAGTACCAGCTGTATTTCCTGTTTCCCGTGCTGCTGTGGTTTCAGAACAGGCTGGGCCCCTGGAAATCGCTGGCCCTCGTCACCGCCGTGGGCTACCTGTTCTGGCGCCTGAGCTTCACCACGCATGTCGGCAACCCCTCCGTCTTTGGCTCATCGCCCTACTACTGGGCCCTGTTTTCGATGGGCATCAGTGCGGCCCGCCTGGGTACCCCCCAGCCAGGCCACATCGCCCGGGAAGTCTCTTTGCTCGACAAGCTGGCCGTCGGCTTGATCGTGCTGATGATGGGCTTGTGGTGGGGCGTCGAGTGCATGCGCTACCACGGGCATGTGGCCGACCCCATCACCAGCTTCTTCGTCGGCCTGATCACGCTGCTCGTGCTGCTCTATGGCAGGCAGATTGGCCTGTTTGCCCTGGTCAGCAAGCTGTGGCCCCGGCGCTTCCTGCGGTTTGCCGGTGAGCGCAGCTTCTCGCTGTACCTGGTCCATGCCCCCATGCTGCAGATCGTCTGGCTGCTGCTGGTACATCCCTTGCATCTGCATTCGGCAGGGGAACAGGTCTTGCTGGAGATGCTGGCGGGCTCTTTGCTGTCGCTGCTCATCGCCGATCTGTTCTACCGGTGCATCGAACAACCCAGCCACGAATGGAGCCGGCGCATCACAAGGCCCTGA
- a CDS encoding urease subunit gamma has protein sequence MELTPREKDKLLIFTAALLAERRMARGLKLNYPEAVALITAFIMEGARDGKSVASLMSEGKTVLTREQVMEGVADMIPDIQVEATFPDGTKLVTVHQPIA, from the coding sequence ATGGAACTCACCCCTCGCGAAAAAGACAAGCTGCTGATCTTCACCGCTGCCTTGCTGGCCGAGCGCCGCATGGCCCGAGGCCTGAAGCTCAACTACCCAGAGGCCGTGGCCCTGATCACGGCCTTCATCATGGAAGGCGCCCGTGACGGCAAGAGCGTCGCCTCGCTGATGAGCGAAGGCAAGACCGTGCTCACGCGTGAGCAGGTCATGGAAGGCGTGGCCGACATGATCCCCGACATCCAGGTTGAAGCCACCTTCCCCGACGGCACCAAATTGGTGACCGTGCACCAACCTATTGCATAA
- a CDS encoding response regulator transcription factor has protein sequence MFERLDRSRTDVVLIVDDVPDNLSLLHDALDEAGYTVLVATHGEAALQRATQAVPDIILLDAIMPGMDGFEVARRLKAQPETSHIPIIFMTGLTETEHVVAAFAAGSVDYVVKPIRPREVMARIEAHMQSARQARQARNALDAFGHASLTVRVTDGRVLWQTPLARKLLQDYFDTPESVAPLELAAWLSQAAPRLSKDIAEGQAPVSAPVWAVNQAGRRLSFTLHQPTGDDEWLLVMQESSDQAAMDALSAEFKLTAREGEVLYWVVKGKTNRDIGDILGSSPATVKKQLEHVFAKLGVETRTAAAGLAMSRVAQLKVR, from the coding sequence ATGTTCGAGAGACTTGATCGCAGCCGCACCGACGTCGTGCTCATCGTGGACGATGTGCCTGACAACCTGTCGCTGCTGCATGACGCGCTGGACGAGGCCGGCTACACCGTGCTGGTCGCCACGCACGGCGAGGCCGCCTTGCAGCGCGCCACGCAGGCGGTGCCCGACATCATCCTGCTGGACGCGATCATGCCTGGCATGGATGGCTTCGAAGTGGCCAGGCGCCTGAAGGCCCAACCCGAGACCAGCCACATCCCGATCATCTTCATGACCGGCCTCACCGAGACCGAGCATGTGGTGGCAGCTTTTGCCGCAGGCAGCGTGGACTACGTCGTCAAGCCGATCCGGCCGCGCGAGGTGATGGCCCGCATCGAGGCCCACATGCAGAGCGCGCGGCAAGCCAGGCAGGCCCGCAATGCGCTGGATGCCTTTGGCCATGCCTCGCTGACCGTGCGCGTGACCGATGGCCGGGTGCTGTGGCAGACGCCCCTGGCGCGCAAGCTGCTGCAGGACTATTTCGACACGCCCGAGTCGGTGGCACCGCTGGAACTGGCTGCGTGGCTGAGCCAGGCCGCGCCCCGCCTGAGCAAGGACATCGCCGAGGGCCAGGCCCCTGTGAGTGCGCCCGTCTGGGCCGTGAACCAGGCCGGTCGCCGCTTGAGCTTCACCCTGCACCAACCCACGGGTGACGACGAGTGGTTGCTGGTGATGCAGGAAAGCTCCGACCAGGCCGCCATGGATGCGCTCAGCGCGGAGTTCAAGCTCACGGCGCGCGAGGGCGAGGTGCTGTACTGGGTGGTCAAGGGCAAGACCAACCGCGACATCGGCGACATCCTGGGCAGCAGCCCGGCCACGGTCAAGAAGCAGCTGGAGCACGTGTTCGCCAAGCTCGGCGTGGAGACGCGCACGGCGGCTGCCGGGCTGGCCATGAGCCGCGTGGCGCAACTCAAGGTGCGTTGA
- a CDS encoding urease subunit beta: protein MIPGELITDGPDLPLNPGRRAITLVVENTGDRPIQVGSHYHFGETNGALRFDRNAARGMRLNIASGTAVRFEPGQQRTVELVDYAGDRVVYGFRGLTQGKL, encoded by the coding sequence ATGATCCCCGGCGAACTCATCACAGACGGCCCAGATCTGCCCCTCAACCCCGGCCGGCGCGCCATCACGCTGGTGGTGGAGAACACCGGCGACCGCCCCATCCAGGTCGGCTCGCACTACCACTTTGGCGAAACCAATGGCGCCTTGCGCTTTGACCGCAACGCAGCCCGCGGCATGCGCCTGAACATCGCTTCAGGCACGGCCGTGCGTTTCGAGCCCGGTCAACAACGCACGGTCGAGCTGGTGGATTACGCCGGCGATCGCGTGGTCTATGGCTTTCGCGGCCTGACCCAAGGCAAGCTCTGA
- the ureE gene encoding urease accessory protein UreE: protein MLTVNKLLPQGQGLAPVLLKRAATVELDWDVRQRSRFDATDSQGRALGVFLPRGTVVRGGDVLVAEDGAMIRVQAAAQAVLVITPCADHGSAFDLVRAAYHLGNRHVQIELQPDHLKIEPDHVLADMLRAMHLTVKATQAAFEPEGGAYAAGGHGHGHAHDHDHGHAHAHSNPAHGEPGHVHGPGCSHDHGHHGHEHGPHDAAAPSTTPAAPRGKPVGIAIKAATTPHVHGPGCNHDHDDHGHGHKH, encoded by the coding sequence ATGCTCACCGTCAACAAACTGCTCCCCCAAGGCCAAGGCCTGGCCCCTGTCCTGCTCAAGCGCGCTGCCACCGTCGAGCTGGATTGGGACGTTCGGCAAAGAAGCCGCTTTGATGCCACGGACAGCCAGGGGCGCGCATTGGGTGTGTTCCTGCCACGCGGCACGGTGGTCCGCGGCGGCGATGTGCTGGTGGCCGAAGATGGCGCCATGATCCGCGTGCAGGCGGCTGCGCAAGCCGTATTGGTCATCACGCCTTGCGCCGACCATGGCAGCGCCTTTGATCTCGTCCGTGCCGCCTACCACCTGGGCAACCGCCACGTCCAGATCGAGCTGCAACCGGACCACCTGAAGATCGAACCCGATCACGTGCTGGCCGACATGCTGCGCGCCATGCACCTCACCGTCAAGGCAACACAGGCGGCCTTCGAGCCTGAAGGCGGCGCCTATGCGGCCGGTGGTCATGGCCACGGCCATGCACACGATCACGACCACGGGCATGCCCATGCCCACAGCAACCCGGCGCACGGCGAACCCGGACACGTCCATGGCCCCGGGTGCAGCCATGATCATGGCCATCACGGTCACGAGCACGGCCCGCATGATGCCGCGGCCCCGTCGACCACGCCCGCAGCACCGCGCGGCAAGCCAGTCGGCATTGCCATCAAGGCCGCCACCACGCCCCACGTACATGGCCCAGGGTGCAACCATGATCACGATGATCATGGTCATGGCCACAAGCACTGA